In Streptomyces sp. DG2A-72, one genomic interval encodes:
- a CDS encoding alpha-1,4-glucan--maltose-1-phosphate maltosyltransferase, protein MPATHHWSSPPTSSTESLAVRPDGAAAPAPEPPSAGGTAGVGRIPVLDVRPIVQLGRRPAKAVTGEPFEVSATVFREGHDAVAANVVLKDPDGRLGPWTPMRELAPGTDRWGAEVVADRTGLWSFTVEAWGDPVNTWRHHAHIKIPAGIDTDLVLEEGARLYERAATGVPRAGGEREVVLAAVDALRDETRPASSRLAAALTPEVDGVLSRYPLRELVTASEALPLLVERERALFGSWYEFFPRSEGTPEYPHGTFRSAARRLPVIASMGFDVVYLPPVHPIGRTFRKGRNNTLDPSAQDVGVPWAIGSPEGGHDAVHPELGTFEDFDWFVAQARSLGMEVALDFALQCSPDHPWVHKHPEWFHHRPDGSIAYAENPPKKYQDIYPIAFDADMDGLVAETLRVLRLWMGHGVRIFRVDNPHTKPVVFWQRVLADIGRTDPDVIFLAEAFTRPAMMHTLAQIGFQQSYTYFTWRNGKQELTEYLTELSGEAAAYMRPNFFVNTPDILHAYLQQGGRPAFEVRAVLAATLSPTWGVYSGYELCERVPLREGSEEYLDSEKYQLKPRDWEAAERAGATITPLITQLNTIRRANPALRQLRDLHFHHADQDSVIAYSKRSGSNTVLVVANLDPHHTQEATVSLDMPQLGLDWHESVPVRDELTGETYHWGRANYVRLEPGRRPAHILTVLRPSTPQIGGSPT, encoded by the coding sequence ATGCCCGCCACGCACCACTGGTCATCACCCCCGACATCCAGCACCGAATCACTTGCCGTGCGCCCCGACGGCGCCGCCGCACCGGCCCCGGAGCCACCCTCCGCGGGCGGCACGGCCGGCGTCGGGCGCATACCCGTCCTCGACGTCCGCCCGATCGTCCAGCTCGGGCGCCGGCCCGCGAAGGCCGTCACCGGTGAGCCGTTCGAGGTCTCGGCCACCGTGTTCCGTGAGGGACATGACGCGGTCGCCGCCAATGTCGTACTGAAGGATCCGGACGGCCGCCTGGGACCGTGGACCCCGATGCGGGAGCTCGCGCCGGGCACCGACCGCTGGGGAGCCGAGGTCGTCGCCGACCGGACCGGCCTGTGGTCGTTCACCGTGGAGGCCTGGGGCGATCCCGTCAACACCTGGCGGCACCACGCCCACATCAAGATCCCGGCCGGGATCGACACCGACCTGGTCCTGGAGGAGGGCGCCCGGCTGTACGAACGTGCGGCCACCGGTGTGCCCCGGGCCGGCGGCGAGCGCGAGGTCGTCCTCGCCGCCGTCGACGCCCTCAGGGACGAGACCCGTCCGGCCTCCTCCCGGCTGGCGGCGGCCCTGACGCCCGAGGTGGACGGGGTGCTGTCGCGGTATCCGCTGCGGGAGTTGGTGACGGCGTCGGAGGCGTTGCCGTTGCTGGTGGAGCGGGAGCGGGCGCTGTTCGGGTCGTGGTACGAGTTCTTCCCGCGTTCGGAGGGCACGCCGGAGTATCCGCATGGGACGTTCCGGTCGGCGGCGCGGCGGCTGCCGGTGATCGCGTCCATGGGCTTCGACGTGGTGTATCTGCCGCCCGTCCATCCGATCGGCAGGACGTTCCGCAAGGGCCGCAACAACACCCTCGACCCGAGTGCTCAGGATGTGGGGGTGCCGTGGGCGATCGGGTCGCCGGAGGGCGGGCACGACGCGGTCCATCCGGAGCTGGGGACGTTCGAGGACTTCGACTGGTTCGTGGCCCAGGCGCGTTCGCTGGGGATGGAGGTGGCGCTGGACTTCGCGTTGCAGTGTTCGCCGGATCATCCGTGGGTGCACAAGCATCCGGAGTGGTTCCATCACCGCCCGGACGGGTCGATCGCGTATGCGGAGAATCCGCCGAAGAAGTACCAGGACATCTATCCGATCGCGTTCGACGCGGACATGGACGGGCTGGTCGCGGAGACGCTGCGGGTGCTGCGGTTGTGGATGGGCCATGGGGTGCGGATCTTCAGGGTGGACAATCCGCACACCAAGCCGGTGGTGTTCTGGCAGCGGGTGCTGGCGGACATCGGGCGCACCGACCCGGATGTGATCTTCCTGGCGGAGGCGTTCACCCGTCCGGCGATGATGCACACGCTGGCGCAGATCGGGTTCCAGCAGTCGTACACGTATTTCACCTGGCGTAACGGCAAGCAGGAGCTGACGGAGTATCTGACGGAGCTGTCGGGTGAGGCGGCGGCGTACATGCGGCCGAACTTCTTCGTCAATACGCCGGACATTCTGCACGCGTATCTGCAGCAGGGCGGGCGGCCGGCGTTCGAGGTGCGGGCGGTGCTGGCGGCCACCCTGTCGCCGACCTGGGGCGTGTACAGCGGCTACGAGCTGTGCGAGAGGGTTCCGCTGCGCGAGGGCAGCGAGGAGTACCTCGACTCGGAGAAGTACCAGCTCAAGCCCCGCGACTGGGAAGCGGCCGAACGCGCGGGGGCCACCATCACCCCACTGATCACCCAACTCAACACCATCCGCCGGGCGAATCCGGCGCTGCGGCAGTTGCGTGATCTCCATTTCCACCACGCCGACCAGGATTCGGTGATCGCCTACTCGAAGCGGAGCGGATCGAACACGGTTCTGGTGGTCGCGAACCTCGACCCTCACCACACCCAGGAGGCCACGGTCTCGTTGGACATGCCGCAACTCGGCCTGGACTGGCACGAGTCCGTGCCGGTGCGCGACGAGCTCACCGGCGAGACCTATCACTGGGGCAGGGCCAACTATGTGCGTCTCGAGCCGGGCAGGAGGCCCGCGCACATCCTGACCGTCCTGCGACCGTCCACCCCGCAGATCGGAGGGTCACCCACATAA
- a CDS encoding S8 family peptidase codes for MTRTRTRRLRWVGGLTAVTCAAAISATTLPAQAAPEGHILGAGAPGSVGGSYLVTLKGGTTAPSAAGKSLAEKYGAKINHTYGTVLNGYAVQADERQAKRLAADSRVASVVQDTRVTLDHTQKNPPSWGLDRIDQKNLPLNKSYTWPDSAGSGVTVYVIDTGIRIGHKDFGGRASHGWDFVGNDRSAGDGNGHGTHVAGIAAGKTYGVAKKAKVVAVRVLDNAGAGTTAQVIAGIDWVTKHARKPAVANLSLGGSYNTQLDAAVRNSIRSGVTYTVAAGNDGLPASLYSPAGVREAITVGASDKKDARAGFSNFGSALDLFAPGVSITSASIASNTGRATYSGTSMASPHAAGVAALYLADHRKAPPSQVARALVSGAVSGKVSGRGLGSPNKLLQVPR; via the coding sequence ATGACACGGACGCGAACTCGGCGTCTGCGCTGGGTGGGGGGCCTGACCGCGGTGACCTGTGCCGCGGCGATTTCGGCCACGACCCTGCCCGCGCAGGCCGCACCAGAGGGGCACATACTCGGCGCCGGTGCACCCGGCTCCGTGGGAGGAAGTTATCTGGTCACGCTCAAGGGGGGAACAACGGCGCCGTCGGCGGCCGGAAAGAGCCTGGCCGAGAAGTACGGGGCGAAAATAAACCACACCTACGGCACGGTACTCAACGGCTACGCGGTACAGGCCGACGAGAGACAGGCGAAGCGGCTCGCGGCGGACTCCCGCGTCGCGTCGGTCGTCCAGGACACCCGAGTGACCCTGGACCACACGCAGAAGAACCCGCCGTCCTGGGGGCTCGACCGCATCGACCAGAAGAACCTGCCGCTGAACAAGTCGTACACCTGGCCGGATTCCGCGGGCAGCGGTGTGACCGTGTACGTCATCGACACCGGCATCCGGATCGGCCACAAGGACTTCGGCGGACGGGCGAGCCACGGCTGGGACTTCGTCGGCAACGACAGGTCCGCCGGGGACGGCAACGGACACGGCACGCATGTCGCCGGCATCGCCGCGGGCAAGACCTACGGCGTCGCCAAGAAGGCCAAGGTCGTCGCCGTACGCGTCCTCGACAACGCGGGCGCGGGCACGACGGCCCAGGTCATCGCGGGCATCGACTGGGTGACGAAACACGCGAGGAAGCCCGCGGTCGCCAACCTCAGCCTGGGCGGCTCCTACAACACCCAGCTCGACGCGGCCGTACGCAACTCCATCAGGTCCGGCGTGACGTACACCGTCGCGGCCGGCAACGACGGGCTGCCGGCCTCCCTGTACTCCCCCGCGGGTGTACGGGAGGCGATCACGGTCGGCGCGAGTGACAAGAAGGACGCACGGGCGGGCTTCTCCAACTTCGGCTCCGCCCTCGACCTGTTCGCCCCGGGCGTGTCGATCACCTCGGCGTCCATCGCGAGCAACACCGGCAGGGCGACCTACTCCGGTACGTCGATGGCGTCGCCGCACGCCGCGGGCGTGGCCGCGCTGTATCTCGCGGACCACCGGAAGGCGCCGCCTTCGCAGGTCGCCAGGGCGCTGGTCTCCGGGGCGGTGTCCGGCAAGGTCTCCGGGCGGGGCCTCGGTTCGCCGAACAAACTCCTGCAAGTACCGCGCTGA
- a CDS encoding glycosyltransferase family 1 protein — protein MKAIRRFTVRPVLPESLQPLSDLARNLRWSWHTETRDLFQSVDPERWAASDGDPVRLLGSVPPGRLAELAEDRPFLRRLTAVADDLNDYVTGDRWYQTQSAELPTAVAYFSPEFGITAALPQYSGGLGILAGDHLKAASDLGVPLIGVGLLYRHGYFRQTLSRDGWQQEHYPVLDPNELPVALLNESDGTPAQVSIALPGGRSMHARIWLAQVGRVPLLMLDSDVEENDFGERGVTDRLYGGGSEHRLLQEMLLGIGGVRAVRTYCRLTGHPAPEVFHTNEGHAGFLGLERIAELVDEGLDFDAALEAVRAGTVFTTHTPVPAGIDRFDRELVAGHFGPDAELPRIDVERILHLGMETYPGGEPNLFNMAVMGLRLGQRANGVSLLHGNVSREMFSGLWPGFDPDEVPITSVTNGVHAPTWVAPEVFRLGARQIGAQRTEDALTVGGSDRWDAVAEIPDQDIFELRRVLREQLVVEVRQRLRASWRQRGAGSAELGWIDGVLDPDVLTIGFARRVPSYKRLTLMLRDRDRLMDLLLHPERPIQIVVAGKAHPADDGGKRLVQELVRFADDPRVRHRIVFLPDYGMAMAQKLYPGCDIWLNNPLRPLEACGTSGMKAALNGCLNLSVLDGWWDEWFQPDFGWAIPTADGTGTDPDRRDDIEAAALYDLLEQRVTPRFYERGQGGLPDRWIEMVRQTLTLLGPKVLAGRMVREYVERLYTPAAHAHRAMTPDSARELALWKGRVRSAWHAVTVDHVETSAASATAQLGTTLGLRVRVGLGDLAPDDVEVQAVSGRVDPEDRITDAATVPLKPVGGPDLDGRWVYEGPLSLDRTGPYGYTVRILPAHRLLASSAELGLLAVPSEDVVEGAGVLMR, from the coding sequence GTGAAGGCGATCCGTCGATTCACCGTCCGACCCGTTCTCCCCGAATCCCTCCAGCCGCTCAGCGATCTCGCGCGGAATCTCCGCTGGTCCTGGCATACGGAGACGCGCGACCTCTTCCAGTCCGTCGATCCGGAGCGCTGGGCCGCCTCCGACGGCGACCCGGTACGTCTCCTCGGCAGTGTGCCGCCCGGCCGGCTCGCCGAACTCGCCGAGGACCGCCCCTTTCTGCGCCGCCTCACCGCGGTCGCCGACGACCTGAACGACTATGTGACCGGCGACCGCTGGTACCAGACCCAGTCCGCCGAACTGCCCACCGCCGTCGCCTACTTCTCCCCGGAGTTCGGCATCACGGCCGCCCTGCCCCAGTACTCCGGCGGTCTCGGCATCCTCGCCGGCGACCATCTCAAGGCGGCCAGCGACCTGGGCGTCCCGCTGATCGGCGTGGGCCTCCTCTACCGCCATGGCTACTTCCGCCAGACCCTCTCCCGGGACGGCTGGCAGCAGGAGCACTACCCCGTCCTCGACCCCAACGAGCTGCCGGTCGCCCTTCTCAACGAGTCCGACGGAACCCCGGCCCAGGTCTCCATCGCCCTCCCCGGCGGCCGCTCGATGCACGCCCGCATCTGGCTGGCCCAGGTGGGCCGCGTCCCCCTGCTGATGCTCGACTCGGACGTCGAGGAGAACGACTTCGGCGAACGCGGCGTGACCGACCGGCTCTACGGCGGCGGCAGCGAGCACCGGCTGCTCCAGGAGATGCTGCTGGGTATAGGAGGTGTCCGGGCGGTACGGACGTACTGCCGCCTGACCGGCCATCCGGCGCCCGAGGTCTTCCACACCAACGAGGGCCACGCGGGCTTCCTCGGCCTGGAGCGCATCGCGGAACTCGTCGACGAGGGGCTGGACTTCGACGCGGCCCTGGAGGCGGTCCGCGCGGGCACCGTCTTCACCACCCACACCCCCGTCCCGGCCGGAATCGACCGCTTCGACCGCGAACTGGTCGCAGGCCACTTCGGCCCCGACGCCGAACTCCCGCGCATCGACGTCGAACGCATCCTCCACCTCGGCATGGAGACCTACCCGGGCGGCGAACCGAACCTCTTCAACATGGCCGTGATGGGCCTGCGCCTCGGCCAGCGCGCCAACGGCGTCTCCCTGCTGCACGGCAACGTCAGCCGGGAGATGTTCTCCGGGCTGTGGCCGGGATTCGACCCCGACGAGGTGCCGATCACCTCGGTGACGAACGGCGTGCACGCCCCGACCTGGGTCGCCCCCGAGGTCTTCCGGCTGGGCGCCCGGCAGATCGGCGCCCAGCGCACCGAGGACGCGCTGACCGTCGGCGGTTCGGACCGCTGGGACGCGGTGGCGGAGATCCCGGACCAGGACATCTTCGAGCTGCGGCGGGTCCTGCGCGAACAACTCGTCGTGGAGGTACGGCAGCGGCTGCGGGCCTCCTGGCGGCAACGCGGGGCCGGGAGCGCCGAGCTGGGGTGGATCGACGGCGTGCTGGATCCGGACGTGCTGACGATCGGGTTCGCGCGGCGCGTCCCGTCGTACAAGCGGCTGACGCTGATGCTGCGCGACCGCGACCGGCTGATGGACCTGCTGCTGCACCCCGAGCGGCCCATCCAGATCGTGGTCGCCGGAAAGGCACATCCGGCGGACGACGGCGGAAAGCGGCTGGTGCAGGAGCTGGTCCGGTTCGCGGACGACCCGCGGGTGCGCCACCGCATCGTCTTCCTGCCCGACTACGGCATGGCGATGGCTCAGAAGCTCTACCCCGGCTGCGACATCTGGCTGAACAACCCGCTCCGGCCGCTGGAGGCCTGCGGCACCAGCGGCATGAAGGCGGCGCTCAACGGCTGCCTCAACCTGTCCGTGCTGGACGGCTGGTGGGACGAATGGTTCCAGCCGGACTTCGGCTGGGCCATCCCGACGGCGGACGGCACGGGCACGGACCCGGACCGGCGCGACGACATAGAGGCCGCGGCGCTGTACGACCTGCTGGAACAGCGGGTGACGCCGCGCTTCTACGAGCGCGGACAGGGCGGGCTGCCCGACCGGTGGATCGAGATGGTCCGCCAGACCCTCACCCTGCTCGGGCCGAAGGTGCTGGCCGGGCGCATGGTGCGGGAGTACGTCGAGCGGCTCTACACGCCCGCCGCGCACGCGCACCGCGCGATGACGCCGGACTCGGCCCGGGAACTGGCGCTGTGGAAGGGCCGGGTGCGGTCGGCCTGGCATGCGGTGACCGTCGACCACGTGGAGACGTCCGCCGCCTCGGCCACCGCGCAACTCGGTACGACCCTCGGTCTGCGGGTCCGGGTCGGTCTCGGCGACCTCGCGCCCGACGACGTGGAGGTGCAGGCGGTTTCGGGGCGCGTCGACCCCGAGGACCGGATCACCGATGCGGCGACGGTGCCGCTGAAGCCGGTCGGCGGGCCGGATCTGGACGGGCGGTGGGTGTACGAGGGTCCGCTCTCCCTCGACCGGACCGGGCCGTACGGGTACACGGTGCGGATTCTGCCCGCGCATCGGTTGCTGGCGTCGAGCGCGGAGCTGGGACTGCTGGCGGTGCCTTCAGAGGACGTCGTGGAGGGGGCGGGGGTGCTGATGAGGTGA
- a CDS encoding DUF1990 family protein, giving the protein MSFTYDDVGATRERGFCPPGFHPMNVRTRIGEGEPVFRRASEAVLTWEMHRAMGVGIDASADRAEPGVDVTVTLAGLIKAPCRVVWTVEEHRRAGWAYGTLTGHPECGEEAFLVERTGDGTVWLTVSAFSRGAKWYARAGGPATRGLQHAYARRLGATLRRLCAPHEEF; this is encoded by the coding sequence ATGTCCTTCACGTACGACGACGTCGGCGCGACCCGGGAGCGCGGCTTCTGCCCGCCCGGCTTCCACCCCATGAACGTCCGCACCCGCATCGGCGAGGGCGAGCCGGTCTTCCGCCGGGCGTCCGAAGCGGTCCTGACCTGGGAGATGCACCGCGCGATGGGCGTGGGCATCGACGCGAGCGCCGACCGCGCGGAACCCGGCGTGGACGTCACCGTCACCCTCGCCGGCCTCATCAAGGCCCCCTGCCGCGTGGTCTGGACGGTGGAGGAACACCGCAGGGCCGGCTGGGCGTACGGCACCCTCACCGGCCACCCCGAGTGCGGCGAGGAGGCCTTCCTCGTCGAACGCACCGGCGACGGCACCGTCTGGCTGACGGTGTCCGCCTTCAGCCGGGGCGCGAAGTGGTACGCGCGGGCGGGGGGTCCGGCGACACGGGGACTGCAGCATGCGTACGCCCGCCGCCTCGGCGCGACCCTGCGCAGGCTGTGCGCACCGCACGAGGAGTTCTGA
- a CDS encoding M4 family metallopeptidase has protein sequence MPRQTPHYARHRRTTLAIATAVAAGALLTTGLTTGASAEPESSGTDKVAAVPMALTPADRTALIKQADAATTETADETGLGAKEKLVVRDVMKDADGTVHTRYERTYAGLPVLGGDLVVHESASGNTKGITKATKAAIKVADLSPEITKTAAETQAVKLAKAAGSTKSEAKNAPRKVVWAADGKPTLAYETVVGGLQEDGTPNELHVITDAATGEKLYEYQGIETGTGKSGYSGTVTLGTALSGSTYQMNDTSRGSHKTYNLARGTSGTGTLFTDADDTWGTGTFGSASSDQTAAVDAAYGAQETWDFYKSTFGRSGIKNDGKAAYSRVHYGNAYVNAFWSDSCFCMTYGDGEGNVKPLTSLDVAGHEMTHGVTSNTAGLNYSGESGGLNEATSDIFGTAVEFYAANSSDVGDYLIGEKIDINGDGSPLRHMDKPSKDGNSADSWSSSLGGLDVHYSSGPANHFFYLLSEGSGAKTINGVSYDSPTSNGSTVTGIGRDKAVQIWYKALTEYMTSTTKYAGARTATLSAASDLYGSGSAEYKAVAAAWSAVNVG, from the coding sequence GTGCCCCGCCAGACCCCCCACTACGCGCGTCACAGGCGCACCACTCTGGCCATCGCCACCGCGGTCGCGGCCGGAGCCCTCCTCACCACCGGTCTGACCACCGGTGCCTCCGCCGAGCCCGAGTCGTCGGGCACCGACAAGGTCGCCGCCGTCCCGATGGCCCTCACCCCGGCCGACCGCACCGCCCTGATCAAGCAGGCGGACGCGGCGACGACCGAGACGGCCGACGAGACAGGCCTCGGCGCCAAGGAGAAGCTGGTCGTCAGAGACGTCATGAAGGACGCCGACGGCACTGTCCACACGCGCTACGAGCGCACCTACGCCGGCCTGCCGGTCCTCGGCGGCGACCTGGTCGTCCACGAGTCGGCGTCCGGCAATACCAAGGGCATCACCAAGGCGACGAAGGCGGCCATCAAGGTCGCCGACCTGTCCCCCGAGATCACCAAGACGGCCGCCGAGACGCAGGCCGTGAAGCTCGCCAAGGCCGCGGGCTCCACCAAGTCGGAGGCGAAGAACGCGCCCCGCAAGGTCGTCTGGGCGGCGGACGGCAAGCCGACCCTCGCCTACGAGACGGTCGTCGGCGGCCTCCAGGAGGACGGCACCCCGAACGAGCTGCACGTCATCACGGACGCGGCCACCGGCGAGAAGCTGTACGAGTACCAGGGCATCGAGACCGGCACCGGCAAGAGCGGCTACTCGGGCACGGTCACCCTCGGCACGGCCCTGTCGGGTTCGACGTACCAGATGAACGACACCTCGCGCGGCAGCCACAAGACGTACAACCTGGCCCGCGGCACCTCCGGCACCGGCACGCTGTTCACCGACGCCGACGACACCTGGGGCACCGGCACCTTCGGCAGCGCGTCCAGCGACCAGACGGCCGCCGTCGACGCTGCCTACGGCGCGCAGGAGACCTGGGACTTCTACAAGAGCACGTTCGGCCGCAGCGGCATCAAGAACGACGGCAAGGCCGCCTACTCGCGCGTCCACTACGGCAACGCGTACGTCAACGCCTTCTGGTCGGACAGCTGCTTCTGCATGACGTACGGCGACGGCGAGGGCAACGTCAAGCCACTCACCTCGCTGGACGTGGCCGGCCACGAGATGACCCACGGCGTCACCTCCAACACCGCCGGCCTGAACTACAGCGGCGAGTCCGGCGGCCTGAACGAGGCCACGTCCGACATCTTCGGCACGGCGGTGGAGTTCTACGCCGCCAACTCCTCCGACGTCGGCGACTACCTCATCGGCGAGAAGATCGACATCAACGGCGACGGCTCCCCGCTGCGCCACATGGACAAGCCGAGCAAGGACGGCAACTCGGCCGACAGCTGGTCGTCCTCGCTGGGCGGCCTGGACGTCCACTACTCCTCGGGCCCCGCGAACCACTTCTTCTACCTGCTGAGCGAGGGCAGCGGAGCGAAGACGATCAACGGTGTGAGCTACGACTCCCCGACCTCCAACGGCTCCACGGTCACCGGCATCGGCCGGGACAAGGCCGTCCAGATCTGGTACAAGGCGCTGACCGAGTACATGACCTCGACGACCAAGTACGCGGGCGCCCGCACGGCGACCCTGAGCGCCGCTTCCGACCTGTACGGATCCGGCAGCGCCGAGTACAAGGCGGTGGCCGCCGCCTGGAGCGCGGTCAATGTCGGCTAG
- a CDS encoding M4 family metallopeptidase, with product MPHPCQKESVLRRNSSDRRTPHRPTPRTAAVVFVGAAALIAAAVQSGAATAAPEKAPSAAGKVIPGAESVKLTPAQRAQLIREADAGKAEAAKDLDLGAKEKLVVRDVLKDGNGTVHTRYERTYDGLPVLGGDLVVETAKSGATEAVVKATRAAIKPATTTAAVPAAKAENQALAAAKAEDAKSPDVNRAPRKVIWAANGTPTVAYETVVGGFQHDGTPQELHVITDATTGEKLYEWEAIETGTGNTVYSGTVNLTTTQSGSTYNLTDGARGNHKTYNLNRGTSGTGTLFSGPDDIWGNGSPSNLESAAADAHYGAALTWDYYKNVHGRSGIRGDGVGAYSRVHYGNNYVNAFWSNSCFCMTYGDGSGNANPLVSIDVAAHEMTHGLTSNTAGLNYSGESGGLNEATSDIFGSTVEFYANNASDVGDYLIGEEINIRGDGTPLRYMDKPSKDGSSKDAWYSGIGSIDVHYSSGPANHFFYLLSEGSGTKTINGVTYDSPTADGLPVTGIGRDKAEKIWFRALTTKFTSTTNYSGARTGTLAATGELYGTTSAEYKAVQDAWAGVAVGARSDGGGGGGGTSFENAADVAIPDNGAAVTSSITVSGRTGNAPSNLAVAVDIVHTYIGDLQVQLVAPDGTAYTLKAYGTGGSTDNLNTTYTVNASSEVANGTWQLRVQDNAAVDTGHISSWKLTFP from the coding sequence ATGCCCCACCCCTGCCAGAAGGAGTCCGTGTTGAGACGCAATTCCTCAGACAGACGCACCCCCCACAGACCCACTCCCCGAACGGCCGCCGTCGTGTTCGTCGGCGCCGCCGCCCTGATCGCCGCGGCCGTCCAGTCGGGCGCCGCGACCGCCGCCCCGGAGAAGGCACCGTCGGCTGCGGGCAAGGTCATACCGGGCGCAGAGTCCGTCAAGCTCACCCCCGCCCAGCGTGCGCAGCTGATCCGCGAGGCCGATGCCGGCAAGGCGGAGGCCGCCAAGGACCTGGACCTCGGCGCCAAGGAGAAGCTGGTCGTCCGCGATGTCCTCAAGGACGGCAACGGCACGGTCCACACCCGCTACGAGCGGACGTACGACGGCCTCCCCGTCCTCGGCGGCGACCTCGTCGTCGAGACCGCGAAGTCCGGCGCGACCGAGGCCGTCGTCAAGGCCACCCGCGCCGCCATCAAGCCGGCCACCACGACCGCCGCCGTCCCCGCCGCCAAGGCGGAGAACCAGGCGCTGGCCGCCGCCAAGGCGGAGGACGCCAAGAGCCCCGACGTCAACCGGGCGCCCCGCAAGGTGATCTGGGCCGCGAACGGCACACCGACCGTGGCGTACGAGACGGTCGTCGGCGGCTTCCAGCACGACGGCACCCCGCAGGAACTGCACGTCATCACCGACGCCACCACCGGCGAGAAGCTGTACGAGTGGGAGGCGATCGAGACCGGCACCGGCAACACGGTGTACTCCGGCACGGTCAACCTGACCACCACGCAGTCCGGTTCGACGTACAACCTCACCGACGGCGCGCGCGGCAACCACAAGACGTACAACCTCAACCGCGGCACCTCCGGCACCGGCACCCTCTTCTCCGGCCCCGACGACATCTGGGGCAACGGCAGCCCGTCCAACCTGGAGTCCGCAGCCGCTGACGCGCACTACGGCGCGGCGCTGACCTGGGACTACTACAAGAACGTGCACGGGCGCAGCGGCATCCGCGGTGACGGCGTAGGCGCGTACTCGCGCGTCCACTACGGCAACAACTACGTCAACGCGTTCTGGTCCAACAGCTGCTTCTGCATGACGTACGGCGACGGCTCGGGCAACGCCAACCCGCTGGTGTCGATCGACGTGGCCGCGCACGAGATGACCCACGGGCTCACCTCGAACACGGCCGGACTCAACTACAGCGGCGAGTCCGGCGGCCTGAACGAGGCCACCTCCGACATCTTCGGCTCGACCGTCGAGTTCTACGCCAACAACGCCTCCGACGTCGGCGACTACCTCATCGGCGAGGAGATCAACATCCGCGGCGACGGCACCCCGCTGCGCTACATGGACAAGCCGAGCAAGGACGGCTCGTCGAAGGACGCGTGGTACTCGGGCATCGGCTCGATCGACGTGCACTACTCGTCGGGCCCCGCGAACCACTTCTTCTACCTCCTGTCGGAGGGCAGCGGCACCAAGACCATCAACGGTGTCACCTACGACTCGCCCACCGCGGACGGCCTTCCGGTCACCGGCATCGGCCGCGACAAGGCGGAGAAGATCTGGTTCCGGGCGCTGACCACCAAGTTCACGTCCACGACCAACTACTCGGGCGCCCGCACCGGCACCCTCGCGGCGACCGGTGAGCTGTACGGCACGACGAGCGCCGAGTACAAGGCGGTGCAGGACGCGTGGGCCGGCGTCGCGGTCGGCGCGCGCTCCGACGGTGGTGGCGGGGGCGGCGGTACGTCCTTCGAGAACGCGGCGGACGTAGCGATTCCGGACAACGGGGCCGCGGTGACGTCGTCGATCACCGTGTCCGGGCGGACGGGCAACGCGCCGTCGAACCTCGCGGTCGCCGTGGACATCGTCCACACCTACATCGGTGACCTCCAGGTGCAGCTGGTCGCCCCCGACGGCACGGCCTACACGCTGAAGGCGTACGGCACCGGCGGGAGCACGGACAACCTCAACACCACGTACACGGTGAACGCCTCCTCCGAAGTCGCCAACGGCACCTGGCAGTTGCGGGTCCAGGACAACGCGGCCGTGGACACCGGACACATCAGCAGCTGGAAACTGACGTTCCCGTAA